A genomic stretch from Alosa sapidissima isolate fAloSap1 chromosome 3, fAloSap1.pri, whole genome shotgun sequence includes:
- the LOC121705262 gene encoding hemoglobin subunit alpha-like, with protein MSLTAKDKSLVKSFWSKVGGKADDIGAEALGRMLVVYPQTKTYFSHWSDTSPGSAPVKQHGKTVMGALNQAVGKIDDLVGGLSALSDLHAFKLRVDPGNFKILSHNILVAMAVNFPADFTAEVHVAVDKFLAAVSAALADKYR; from the exons ATGAGTCTGACAGCCAAGGACAAATCTCTGGTCAAGTCCTTCTGGTCCAAAGTCGGCGGCAAGGCTGACGACATAGGAGCCGAGGCCCTGGGCAG GATGCTTGTCGTGTATCCCCAAACAAAGACATACTTCTCCCATTGGAGTGACACCAGTCCGGGCTCCGCCCCGGTTAAGCAGCATGGCAAGACTGTGATGGGTGCCCTGAACCAGGCTGTTGGCAAAATTGACGATCTTGTGGGTGGTTTGAGTGCCCTCAGTGATCTCCATGCTTTCAAGCTTCGTGTCGATCCAGGAAACTTCAAG ATTCTGTCCCACAACATCCTTGTAGCTATGGCTGTGAATTTTCCCGCTGACTTCACCGCCGAAGTACACGTGGCTGTGGACAAATTCCTGGCTGCCGTGTCAGCTGCTTTGGCTGACAAGTACAGATAA
- the LOC121705261 gene encoding hemoglobin cathodic subunit beta-like: MAEFTANEKSTVSAVWAKINVNEIGPQALARVLIVYPWTQRYFGSFGDLSNAAAILGNGKVANHGKVVLNALDKGVKNMDNVKGTYAALSKLHCVQLNVDPDNFRLLADCLTIVVATKFGSDFTPAIQATWQKFLSAVVIALGSQYF; this comes from the exons ATGGCAGAGTTTACAGCTAATGAGAAGAGCACCGTTTCTGCTGTCTGGGCCAAAATCAATGTCAACGAAATAGGACCGCAGGCCCTTGCCAG GGTGCTGATTGTGTATCCCTGGACTCAGAGGTACTTTGGGTCTTTTGGAGACTTATCCAACGCCGCAGCAATCCTGGGCAACGGCAAGGTGGCCAATCATGGTAAGGTTGTGCTGAATGCACTGGACAAAGGCGTGAAGAACATGGATAATGTGAAAGGCACCTACGCCGCACTCAGCAAGCTGCACTGCGTGCAGCTGAATGTCGACCCTGATAACTTTAGG CTGTTGGCGGACTGTCTCACCATCGTCGTTGCCACAAAGTTCGGCAGTGACTTCACGCCTGCGATTCAAGCCACCTGGCAGAAATTTTTGTCAGCTGTCGTCATTGCCCTTGGAAGTCAGTACTTCTAA